In Monodelphis domestica isolate mMonDom1 chromosome 1, mMonDom1.pri, whole genome shotgun sequence, the sequence TCATTCCCTTCGTAGCAAACCTTTAATACAACTCAAGTTTATTTGTAACTTgaacataattgaaaaaaaaaacaaaaaaaaacaccaaaaaccaaaaaaactgaGTTCTCTCTAAAGCTTTAAAAGTTTAAAGCTTTTTTGagtttaatactttaaaaagaaaacttcattCAACAGCAGGCCCTGCTGAAATACTAAAAATCATAAGTAAGCCTAATCTCTACAAAAGTTATTACTGCTGAAATACTATAAAATCAAAGAGCTTAATTTCTACAAAAGGGGGGTCTTTGCTTGCTTTGTGTCACCATTTCTCTAGAgcctcattttttccccattaattttGCTTCCAAATCAAACCTTTATGCCCCTGGTTCAGGCTTTCTCCTGAGAAGAGGCCAACATTGGAAGTACTAACATCACAGAATTGCCTGGCAAGTAAGAAAGTGTTCCGTAAGTGTGCAAAGGAGTTCAGGACTTTTAATCTCTTGAACTAGATCTTGACCGTGACCGAGATCTAGAGTGAGATACTGATGTAGCCCTTTTAACTGGAGGAGACTCAGAACGAGCCTTTGATGGTGGTGGAGGTTGTGGAGAATTGGAGTGAGACTGGCTTCTTGATCTtgattttgactttgtttctccttttccattttctttgggaGATGGAGACCTGGACCTACTACGTGATTTCTCCGACTTTGCCTTGGATCTGCTACGAGATCTAGAGCCTCGATCAGACTTGGCCTTAGATTTGCTCTTTGATCTAGACTTCCTGCCTTTTGATCGGGAACGTGAATGATCTTTGCTTCGAGACCTAGATTTGGATCTTGAAAAGAGATAAATTATAAAAGTTTACCATATCATCTAATGATCATACCTTATACAGCCAGGGCTTAAAAACAAACTTAAGCCAACTaaccaaaaaacccttacctggAACGACTTTTTGAGGCACTACGGGATCTACTTCGGCTGCTTCTTCGACTCCTACTTCGAGACCTTCGCCTAGACCTGGATCTAGAAAGTAAAAAAGATACTGTTTTTCACCTCTCAGGATCACATGCATGTGCATACAATAAGcgcttttccattcatttatacAATGAAACCTCACttagattttattttacattCAAATTATAATTGAAGATTATCCCCCAAATCTTCACcaataattattttgaaaatgtacTCTCTATTATAGATGTAAAACCTAGTTTCAGGCAGCCTTTTCTATGCCGTGGCATtgctgagagctggaagggatccttATTTGTTTAATCTAATGCtaacattttgcagatgaaaaaaatataagcCACAATGGACTTCACATAGCAAAGAGGGCAAGGTATGAACCTCAGTTGTGACTTCAAAAAACTAGCACACTTTTACAGTTGTACATGAAACCCTAATTGACTGCATATGAAAGTTTGTCTTAATGGTAaccaataatttaaaattaccTAGATCTGCTTCCAGAATAGGATCTCCTATGGCTTGTCCGTGGTTTATCTTCAATTAGTCTTATATTTCTGCCATTTATTTCTGTGCCATCCAATTTATCTAAAGCACGTTTCATGTCAGAATAGGAACGAAATTCAATTACACCTTCATTTGTACGTTCTTTGTGAGCATCTGCATATGTTACTTCTCCAGCTTGTCTCATGAAATCCTATGTAGCAAGAAGAGTCAAGTTAATTCCTGAAATCTAATATATGTAAGGCTTAATTTGTAATTATTccatgaaaaaaataacttctatcACAACACTTTAGATTACCTTCAAACCAACTACACATACCTTTAAATCTTGCCAACTGCAACGACTAGAAAGATTTTCTACAATCAGTCTGTACTCTGTACGAACAGGTGGTCCATATTTATCTCTGCCAGTGGCTCTTCGACTGCTGTatcctcctccaccaccaccttTATCACATAAATGAATAGTCAGGTGTTTCATAATGCTAAGAACACAAAATGTTTTGAAAGTTAGTACAAACAAAGTAATTTACTGGAGTAGGACTTTGCTTTTATCTTGCTAAACCTCCAACACATATGTGATTTGCCATACATTATATTAAGGGCAAGTCAAATAACTAAAATCCTACTAAATTTCTCCTACAATCTGTTAGAAAGTGACTGCTCCTTTATTCAATTTACCTCGCTAAGTTTTATTTTACAGAACattgtaaaatataaaacttaACTGATTACATGCATTTCTACATTTTACAAAAATGTTTACTAGTTACACTAAGTACTTACATCACAGTGTGAGGTTTTTGGTGGTGGTTTGGCCACAAAACACGCAAGGTAACAGTCACCTAGTTCAGATTAACCAGTTTTGTCTAACCCTTGGAATCCTCACCATCACCCTGCGTCTAATGGCAAAAGGCTGCTGTCGTCATGGCTTCCGGTAAGGTCAGCCAAAGGGTCATAGGGCAAGGGTCACACAATGTATGGAAAAGCCAAGGCCAATCAGGAAAGGCAGTCATCTTAGCCTCAGTGGACACAGCCTCAGCCCCATTGGTCACTTTCAAATTGAAACATCAAGGACTTGTTAAAAAGTTTGAATTCAACATGCAACAATTtcaacatttaacattttaattaagtAGTAAATAACTACCACCTCCCCCCCATAACATGCCCCAACCACACTTCAGTTACAGCAGGACACTAGCTCTAATTCCCATCTGAATAAACTAAAGCAACATTAAGTTGATTCTAGAGAAGCTACTAATTGTCAGGTGCAATAGTCTCAATGGCTGCCCAGCATTTCCACCTCCCCGTAACCCCCCAACCTAAGATTCTCAAATTCTACTACTCTGAAGAGCATCTGCCTGTAGACATTTGCATCTAGTATACTAAAATTCAGGGAGCGAACCTCTGCGGGTGTTAACACCCCCAATAATGGAACTGGTTCCAGTGGTACCCTTTTGGGGGCAGCTCTGAGCTCTTACAAATTACCACAAGCGAAAATGCAGAGGTCCAATTTCTATAAAGCACCCGATCTACTCAGGattccaccccccccaccccccgcccctCAAATAATCCGAGACTCCTCTTTAGGGAGGCTTCCTCGGTGCAAGAGCTAGGGCAGAGTGCTCTGGGCCAGCCCCACACCCCAAGGCACTTCTCCATCACTCTGGTCCCCGCAGCCCTCGCCGCCCCTGCACGCAGCGCACCTGCCCTAATAGACCCGGGTGACTAAGAGCGCCTGGCTCCTTTGTGCTGAGTCCCCGCCCCACCACCCCTCCCCGCCAGGGGGAGCCACCGCGGTCTGCCTAAGCCTCACTACCGCCTGCCTACctgcctgcccctccccccagatcTCCCCGCACTATCCCCGAGGCGTCGCGGCACGCGCGGAACTGGACTCACTGCGGCTGCCGTAGCTATAGCCGTCGCGGTCCCGGCGGGGGCCCCGGGCGTGCTCCACGATCACTCGTTCTCCGCACAAGTCCTTGCCGTTCAGCTCGTAAACGGCATCATCCGCGTCGCGGGAGTCCTCGAACTCCACAAAGCCGTACCTGGATGAAGGGGGCGGGGACACCCGGCGGCAGTCAGGCCCCAGGCAACGCGCGCCAAGCCCCCTACCCAGCCAGGCACGTGCAGCCCCGCCCCCCCGGCCTCCCCCGCCCCCTGTCAGTCGGGCGGCCGCCATTTTGAGAGCGAGCTCCGCCACGCGGCGGCGCGGACGCTCCTTTCCaccccccccatacacacacactccgCCCCACCTCACCCCAAGAGACACCGCGAGAGCCAGGGCGCCCAGGCCGCGCGCTCACCCGTTTTTCAGGTCGACTTCCAGCAGGCGCCCGTAGCCACTGAAAAAACGCTGGATGTCTTTCTCGCGGACATGGTAGCTGAGGCGCCCAATGTAGACGCGCGGCATTTCCGCTGGTgggcgggggagggggaaaaaaaggcggTCGCAGGTGTGAGATAGTTAGGAAGGCAAGGacagaaaagggaggagagaaggggggaaaggaaaggaaaaaagaacaagagaacaCGCACAGACGAAGAAGGAACAACGGCGGCCGAATCCCAGCCACACAATGGCGCGCGCGCTTTGAGGCCGTGGCTATAAGGGCGGAGCGGGGTGGGGCTTCCCTGCACGCTGCCTACGTCACGGCGCAGGTGCGGGAGACCGCACGCATGCGCGAAACTCGCGCACCCTGCATCAACAGACGGCGATTGGCATCCATACCctcttttattcccttcccccaaTTCCCTCCCACAGCCTCCGTCTATGTGACGGTAGGAGAAGTCTCCTCGCAGGGCCCTTTTAACTGCTGTGACTGCAACCTGAAGTAACCACCCACTCTGCCTTGCCTTAGGATTGGTCCCGAAGAAGGGAGGCGGGGTACGTCTTCTAGACCATTGGCCACAGTAGAGCGCTGTGCCTCGGGATTGGTCCCTTGCGCCCGGTCTTAGCGTGCTCTCCGTATCGTCCCACGCCTTTCTCCCTACTAATGCCTTGTTTAAGCAGGAGGTGCCAGTGGATTGGTTCGGAACGTAGGAGGGAGGCTCGGGAGACGCCATGCGCCTCTATTGGCCCTTTGGAGTCTTGGTAGATTCATCTTCCTTCCCTGCTGATAGGGAGTTCCCTGTTAAGAGGACCGCGTAGTCCGAtttcacttttcttccttccaagcCCGGCACTGATTGCAGTTTTCCAGTGCCTGGTCCCTCTGTCATTTCATTGTTTATGCCTTGTGAATCTCTACTCAGGCTTCCTCCTGCCACCGCCTCAGGTGCTAAGGAACAGGTATAGAGGAAGGCGCACAATTTGTTTTTCCTGGATTCACTGTAAATTTAAATGATCTAATTAATTCAACCCTGCTGGCTGCACAAGtaattcttttgttgttgtccagtcgTTTTAGTGGAGACCAACCCTTCATTTcactatttagagttttcttggcaaaaatattgaagtaacttgccatttccttttccagctcattttacagttgaggaaactgaggccaatagggttaagtactttgcccagggtcacagagctgatgagtatctgaggctgaatttgaactcgggtcttcctggttTCACCACCTGGCTGTCCAAATCCTTTtaatcttctctgtttctgtattACAGTCCCCTTGTGGATGTGACTATTCCAAACGTTTTCATTTCTGCAGACTTTTATACCATTCTTTCTCTCAGCAGAAGACCTTTCCTCCAGTTTTACTGAGCAAATAGGATTCATCTGTTGTGAGCTCCTTCTCTCCTAGTTTAAACCTCAAAATCCCTCAGCatcattcttcattctttcctttgctcccttcccttccatagAACTCCTCtttgtgttccttgatcctctaTATTCTCCACCCAAGATCTC encodes:
- the SRSF6 gene encoding serine/arginine-rich splicing factor 6; the encoded protein is MPRVYIGRLSYHVREKDIQRFFSGYGRLLEVDLKNGYGFVEFEDSRDADDAVYELNGKDLCGERVIVEHARGPRRDRDGYSYGSRSGGGGGYSSRRATGRDKYGPPVRTEYRLIVENLSSRCSWQDLKDFMRQAGEVTYADAHKERTNEGVIEFRSYSDMKRALDKLDGTEINGRNIRLIEDKPRTSHRRSYSGSRSRSRSRRRSRSRSRRSSRSRSRSASKSRSRSKSRSRSKDHSRSRSKGRKSRSKSKSKAKSDRGSRSRSRSKAKSEKSRSRSRSPSPKENGKGETKSKSRSRSQSHSNSPQPPPPSKARSESPPVKRATSVSHSRSRSRSRSSSRD